In one Cloacibacillus porcorum genomic region, the following are encoded:
- the map gene encoding type I methionyl aminopeptidase: MITFKSDRDIAKMRRAGQIVADILKLMREMVKPGIDTLTLDEAAENLVKKAGAKPAFKGYKVPWVSVPFPGTICASINDEVVHGIPSKKRILEEGDIISIDTGASIEGFFGDAACTYAVGKISEERQRLLDLTLESLHKGAAAVKPGATLGDIGFAVENVVIPAGCGLVRDYAGHGIGHRLHEAPQVPNFGKPGSGITVKPRMTFCVEPMVMTGAEEVKTLSDGWTVVTKDGSDAAHFEYSLLVTDDGVEILTPWE, translated from the coding sequence ATGATCACATTTAAGAGCGATCGCGACATAGCCAAGATGCGCAGGGCGGGTCAGATCGTTGCTGACATTCTCAAATTAATGCGGGAAATGGTCAAGCCGGGAATCGATACCCTGACCCTTGACGAGGCGGCTGAAAATCTGGTAAAAAAAGCAGGTGCGAAGCCCGCCTTCAAAGGGTATAAGGTACCTTGGGTATCGGTCCCCTTTCCAGGCACGATCTGCGCTTCGATAAACGATGAAGTCGTGCACGGAATCCCCTCCAAAAAGAGAATTCTTGAAGAGGGAGATATAATCAGTATCGACACCGGCGCCTCAATCGAGGGCTTCTTCGGAGACGCGGCCTGCACCTATGCGGTGGGGAAGATAAGTGAAGAGCGACAGCGGCTGCTCGACCTTACACTTGAGTCCCTGCACAAAGGCGCCGCCGCGGTCAAACCGGGAGCGACCCTCGGAGACATCGGGTTTGCGGTAGAAAACGTAGTGATCCCCGCCGGCTGCGGTCTTGTGAGAGACTACGCCGGACACGGCATCGGACACCGGCTGCACGAGGCGCCACAGGTTCCCAATTTTGGAAAGCCTGGAAGCGGTATAACCGTCAAACCGCGGATGACCTTTTGCGTAGAGCCGATGGTGATGACCGGGGCCGAAGAGGTAAAGACCCTCTCTGACGGATGGACCGTCGTAACGAAGGATGGAAGCGATGCCGCTCATTTTGAGTACAGCCTCCTCGTAACGGACGACGGCGTGGAGATACTTACGCCATGGGAGTAA
- a CDS encoding KOW domain-containing RNA-binding protein produces the protein MGVNSSTYKEGFRTGDVVIVRRGKYAGKPFAVMGACDGRILIANGAEYTAARPKKKNVIHLQQTHYNLEDVAGRVAGGKPLDNGWLMQKISKLLENSGTSCEQEDEAAEWPKKK, from the coding sequence ATGGGAGTAAACTCCTCCACATATAAAGAGGGGTTCCGCACCGGGGATGTCGTCATCGTGCGCCGCGGTAAATACGCGGGGAAACCATTCGCTGTGATGGGAGCATGTGACGGCAGGATACTGATAGCCAACGGGGCCGAATACACAGCGGCGAGGCCCAAGAAAAAGAATGTTATTCATCTGCAACAAACGCACTATAATCTCGAAGATGTGGCTGGGCGTGTCGCTGGCGGGAAACCTCTGGACAACGGCTGGTTGATGCAGAAAATTTCCAAGCTATTGGAAAACAGCGGCACATCTTGCGAACAGGAGGATGAAGCTGCCGAATGGCCAAAGAAGAAGTAA